The proteins below are encoded in one region of Stieleria sp. JC731:
- a CDS encoding SLC13 family permease → MTADQSNGSSNRSTPKTRINPLAVIAGPAGAAAVAALVTYYGHEAPVAITSAIVVWCAIWWITEPIPIAVTSLLPLAIFPATGVLSSDQVAGAMGHQLVLLFMGGLMLSMAMERSGAHRRLALVMVRFFGGRDQAGANPRRVVFGFMAAAAVLSMWISNGATALMMLPIALAVIERSDSNKLGSCLLMGIAFAASVGGTGTPIGTPPNLIFIDNYKDIGGEPSFIQWAAWTWPIIALMLPVQALWLTRRLKSSERLTMPEVGAWRPEEKRTLIVFGITAMLWVTRTAPFGGWAQWVGLPSAHDSAVALLAVIAMHLIPNGKGETLLTWNDAVRIPWGILLLCAGGFAIAEAFRSTGISLMIGQQLTGLGDLHPFWIVAVVCLAVTFLTEVTSNTATANLLLPILALVPAEDPKLIMIPATISASFAFMMPAATFPNAIVFSSGKIRVSEMMREGFVLNLVGVVIVTAVCFLIL, encoded by the coding sequence GTGACGGCGGATCAAAGTAACGGCTCCAGCAATCGAAGTACTCCGAAAACGCGTATCAATCCGTTGGCGGTGATCGCCGGGCCCGCTGGGGCCGCCGCAGTCGCCGCTTTGGTGACTTACTACGGGCATGAAGCGCCCGTTGCGATCACATCCGCCATCGTGGTTTGGTGCGCCATTTGGTGGATCACCGAACCGATCCCGATCGCGGTAACTTCACTGCTGCCCTTGGCGATATTTCCCGCGACCGGTGTGCTCAGTTCAGACCAAGTCGCCGGCGCGATGGGGCACCAGCTCGTCTTGCTTTTCATGGGCGGGCTGATGTTGTCGATGGCAATGGAACGCAGCGGCGCTCACCGGCGTCTCGCGTTGGTGATGGTCCGATTCTTTGGTGGGCGTGATCAAGCCGGCGCGAATCCGCGTCGTGTCGTGTTCGGTTTTATGGCTGCCGCTGCCGTCCTCAGTATGTGGATCTCTAATGGCGCCACGGCTCTGATGATGCTGCCAATCGCTTTGGCAGTGATCGAGCGTTCGGACAGCAACAAACTCGGCTCCTGCCTATTGATGGGCATCGCCTTCGCGGCCAGCGTTGGCGGGACTGGGACGCCGATCGGGACACCGCCAAACCTGATCTTTATCGACAACTACAAAGATATCGGTGGCGAACCATCGTTTATCCAATGGGCCGCTTGGACATGGCCAATCATCGCGCTGATGTTGCCCGTCCAGGCATTGTGGCTAACGCGGCGATTGAAAAGCAGCGAACGCTTGACGATGCCCGAAGTCGGTGCCTGGCGACCGGAAGAAAAGAGAACTCTGATCGTCTTCGGTATTACAGCCATGCTTTGGGTGACGCGCACTGCTCCGTTTGGCGGTTGGGCTCAGTGGGTTGGGTTGCCCTCGGCTCACGATTCCGCGGTTGCGCTGCTGGCGGTGATCGCGATGCATTTGATTCCCAATGGCAAAGGCGAAACGCTACTGACGTGGAATGATGCTGTTCGGATTCCTTGGGGCATCCTGCTGCTCTGTGCTGGCGGATTTGCGATCGCCGAAGCGTTTCGTTCGACCGGAATCAGTTTGATGATCGGACAGCAACTGACCGGGCTAGGCGATTTACATCCGTTCTGGATCGTCGCGGTGGTTTGCTTGGCGGTTACGTTTTTGACCGAAGTCACCAGCAACACGGCGACTGCGAATCTGCTGCTGCCAATCTTGGCGTTGGTACCGGCTGAAGATCCTAAGTTGATCATGATCCCGGCGACGATCAGCGCAAGCTTCGCCTTTATGATGCCGGCGGCAACGTTCCCCAACGCAATTGTGTTTTCCAGCGGCAAGATCCGCGTAAGCGAGATGATGCGAGAAGGCTTTGTGCTGAACTTAGTCGGTGTCGTTATCGTGACGGCAGTTTGCTTCCTAATCCTCTAA
- a CDS encoding ATP-binding protein, which produces MNPSFEFQQSNPFATRFVSPSNVRYRFTHGVSGANPQTIDMYLEGLLTTLRQTRRGIILGPHGTGKSTLLHTFLPKLQRSFPRVAFEQINNDPSLGMIGRLKERLRASKRIRKELRSLPREGLLIVDGLEQLFRLSRMRILKTAATKKITLLATSHQRMAGWNVIHETKPTQKLIQSLAGDLLQETSFEIRKMVDSRLKDCRVTPKTNVRDLWFEMYDLVEDAQSAGPKYSV; this is translated from the coding sequence TTGAACCCTTCATTTGAATTTCAGCAGTCAAATCCTTTTGCGACGCGATTTGTCTCGCCGTCGAACGTGCGTTACCGATTTACGCACGGCGTCAGCGGAGCCAATCCGCAGACGATCGATATGTACCTGGAAGGGTTGCTGACTACTCTTCGCCAGACTCGGCGCGGGATTATCCTGGGGCCACATGGGACAGGTAAGTCGACACTGCTGCACACGTTTTTGCCAAAGCTACAGCGAAGCTTTCCGCGAGTCGCGTTTGAGCAAATCAACAACGATCCTTCATTGGGAATGATCGGCCGACTAAAAGAACGGCTCCGGGCCAGCAAGCGGATTCGCAAAGAGTTGCGTAGTCTGCCGCGTGAAGGGTTGCTGATCGTCGATGGGCTCGAGCAGCTCTTTCGCCTTTCAAGAATGCGCATCTTGAAAACGGCTGCCACGAAGAAGATTACTCTGCTGGCAACCTCGCACCAGCGAATGGCAGGTTGGAATGTGATTCATGAAACCAAGCCCACGCAAAAGTTGATTCAGTCACTCGCCGGTGATCTGCTTCAGGAGACTTCGTTCGAAATTCGGAAGATGGTTGACAGTCGTTTGAAGGACTGTAGGGTGACGCCGAAAACCAACGTTCGCGATTTGTGGTTCGAGATGTACGACTTGGTCGAGGATGCTCAATCCGCCGGTCCAAAGTATTCCGTCTGA
- a CDS encoding OsmC family protein produces MAVEIKAVYTGTLGCEATHGPSGKQLVTDAPVDNGGKGESFSPTDLVATALGTCILTILALVGERHELDLAGVNVQVTKEMIQKPVRRIGALRCVVTIPANVIDDQAMRTRLETAARHCPVHQSIHPDIDAPIDFHYV; encoded by the coding sequence ATGGCAGTGGAAATCAAAGCGGTCTATACCGGCACACTCGGATGCGAAGCCACTCATGGTCCTAGTGGAAAACAGCTCGTGACGGACGCTCCCGTCGACAATGGAGGCAAAGGTGAGTCCTTCTCGCCGACCGATTTGGTCGCGACCGCACTTGGGACCTGCATTTTGACCATCCTTGCGCTCGTTGGTGAACGTCACGAACTGGACTTAGCTGGAGTCAACGTCCAGGTCACTAAAGAAATGATCCAGAAGCCGGTTCGGCGGATCGGGGCACTGCGCTGCGTCGTCACAATTCCGGCCAACGTGATCGATGATCAAGCGATGCGAACTCGATTGGAGACGGCAGCGCGTCACTGCCCGGTTCATCAAAGCATCCATCCAGATATCGACGCCCCGATCGACTTTCACTACGTCTAG
- a CDS encoding four helix bundle protein, whose product MMKQPIFDHDRLDVYRLAIDYVASSFSIAKELNGCHRHARDQWLRAAQSIPLNIAEGNGKRSLKDRSRFLDIARGSALECVAIQDVLAVTEGMSAEDHLHLKRMLHRLVSMITRLIARSETVSESSAEYEVVTA is encoded by the coding sequence ATGATGAAGCAGCCGATCTTTGATCATGACCGTCTGGATGTCTATCGCCTCGCGATCGACTACGTTGCATCATCATTTTCAATTGCGAAAGAATTGAATGGCTGCCATCGACATGCTCGTGACCAATGGCTTCGTGCGGCGCAATCGATTCCGCTGAATATTGCCGAAGGGAATGGGAAGCGGAGCCTCAAGGATCGGAGTCGGTTTCTTGATATCGCACGAGGTTCCGCATTAGAGTGCGTTGCGATTCAAGATGTTCTGGCTGTCACGGAAGGAATGTCGGCTGAAGATCATCTTCATTTGAAACGAATGCTTCATCGTCTCGTTTCGATGATCACAAGATTGATTGCAAGGTCGGAGACCGTTTCGGAAAGCTCGGCGGAATATGAAGTTGTGACTGCTTAG
- a CDS encoding AsmA-like C-terminal region-containing protein: protein MNGKEAETKKPAPPGKISRWMVGVLLIAAIVFVVRFIGPQTVGNQVRRHVQQLLSEQYPDLDVTIGHGRVEPNIGLILEDVRFGVPPDRPSAAPAIERAIEKLGLSNGPSRELLRIDRIVVFAKADFAKLMDKQNPIVTKRVLVSGLRGHAWVDPSGKISLERLLPAPKFGDGICPRMELRNAQVTFESQQEGARPLQLEISKAVMLKHAVQANAAEPTSDRAACSTAFQAVGSSTLADSFLLQMSLVGSSGTLTCDIDGARVDGNLIDQVPAPYRERLKQLDHLRGLHLLSDTKISATLRAGQLAQLTSQSKIHEGSFQHPSSVMPVQGIRGMVTASIDSSGIPEVRLEACQGYWGEARMVFSGNVKTKTPIKIPGLIVQQSLSPKTSPSVPAAISPTSNSDQSLVMLEGGLDLSVYDLVLDQRFAAVIPEKLKEGWKKLEPSGIVDIPRARFDLVNGKVETDAEIRCKGVDVNFDKFPYPVQQLSGAVTVSDGRLKSSLMSGRVGGRLMQCLFDVPTKPLPDSPKVFSVAMDGPIAINNDLLNALTPRGESTTKLEQFIRSLNPLGGVHLVRGTLRTDADGSKHRDVELAISDGTLRFDLFPYPLHNLTGKVQINDDLVTLREFNAANSNGGVIQCNGNYVLPPPPDSLAEDRIVPQTDIMVLNFDAMNVALDEALRRALPKPSQETWDNLAPSGVLDHLKIAVKRDGYTTPLDLSVIARQYDQHQIGSETLRLQPKSLPYRLDITQGSVRYEKDSVYIESVQAEHGGSNVSADGSCKRIADGRWLLAIDVHNGSRLVPDAEFAAALPEQMRAAVRELNLRGPVGLSGLTETLLSDATHPEPIFGWDLKLQLEGNRIGDVGPVHSLRGELDIRGRKDSTGISAQGEVQIDSMHVNDLQITQIRGPFQIRDERLRLGVRQNGELDARPIEGQLFDGVLQLDGNMTLSDASFNVRLALDGASVPVVLSDIGQGEQELTGTLNANMNLEGLLGTRDLLRGRGKATIEGANLYQLPVLVQLLNVLSITPNEESAFTNAEIDYTLIEDQVEFNNLKIWGSLIALHGSGTMDRRKNIDLTFNTRVSPRNTFTRILRPLAADRYTLWTVEVSGPVNDPSIQRKALENVGLRFEKLFEGMNPPREPKRKDRTAGVGRMLQ from the coding sequence GTGAACGGCAAGGAAGCCGAAACGAAGAAGCCTGCGCCACCGGGAAAGATCTCTCGATGGATGGTGGGTGTCTTGCTGATCGCCGCGATCGTCTTCGTCGTGCGCTTCATCGGTCCACAAACGGTCGGCAACCAAGTCCGCCGACACGTTCAACAATTGCTCAGTGAACAGTATCCAGACCTGGACGTCACGATCGGGCATGGCCGTGTTGAGCCCAATATCGGTTTGATCCTGGAAGACGTCCGATTTGGCGTTCCGCCGGATCGACCATCGGCGGCACCGGCGATCGAAAGGGCGATCGAGAAACTTGGCCTTTCCAATGGCCCCTCGCGCGAGTTGCTGCGGATCGATCGTATTGTCGTGTTCGCGAAAGCGGACTTTGCCAAATTGATGGACAAGCAAAATCCGATCGTCACCAAACGTGTTCTGGTCAGCGGACTTCGTGGACACGCTTGGGTTGATCCATCGGGAAAGATCTCGCTTGAGCGATTGTTGCCGGCACCAAAATTTGGTGATGGGATCTGTCCACGAATGGAACTTCGCAATGCTCAGGTGACATTTGAGTCGCAGCAAGAAGGCGCTAGGCCACTGCAACTTGAAATCTCCAAAGCGGTCATGTTGAAGCATGCCGTACAAGCCAACGCTGCTGAACCGACGTCCGACAGAGCAGCCTGCTCGACCGCGTTTCAAGCCGTCGGATCTTCCACGTTGGCAGATAGCTTTTTGCTTCAAATGTCACTGGTCGGTAGTAGCGGAACACTGACCTGTGATATTGATGGCGCTCGCGTCGACGGAAACTTGATCGACCAAGTTCCCGCTCCCTACCGCGAACGTCTTAAGCAACTGGATCATCTCCGCGGCCTTCACCTACTTTCCGATACAAAAATCTCAGCAACGCTGCGAGCTGGACAGCTCGCGCAGTTGACTTCGCAAAGCAAAATCCACGAAGGCTCATTCCAGCATCCATCGTCTGTCATGCCGGTCCAAGGCATCCGAGGCATGGTGACCGCATCGATTGATTCAAGCGGCATTCCCGAAGTCAGGCTCGAAGCCTGCCAAGGATATTGGGGCGAAGCCCGCATGGTTTTCAGCGGAAATGTGAAGACCAAAACGCCAATCAAGATTCCTGGCCTGATTGTTCAACAAAGCCTTTCACCAAAGACTTCACCGTCCGTTCCCGCAGCGATTTCACCGACTAGCAACAGCGATCAGTCCCTGGTGATGTTGGAAGGTGGACTGGACCTTTCGGTCTATGACCTCGTGCTCGACCAAAGATTCGCTGCGGTCATCCCTGAAAAACTGAAAGAAGGCTGGAAGAAACTTGAACCGAGCGGAATTGTTGACATTCCGCGAGCCAGGTTTGACTTGGTGAACGGCAAAGTCGAAACCGATGCAGAAATTCGCTGCAAAGGCGTCGACGTGAACTTTGACAAGTTTCCTTACCCGGTGCAGCAACTTAGTGGTGCCGTGACGGTCAGCGACGGACGGCTTAAAAGCTCCTTGATGAGCGGGCGGGTTGGCGGCCGTTTGATGCAGTGTTTGTTTGATGTTCCAACCAAACCTTTGCCGGATTCTCCCAAGGTCTTTTCGGTCGCGATGGATGGCCCGATTGCGATTAACAATGACCTGCTCAATGCGCTCACCCCACGTGGTGAATCGACGACAAAGTTAGAACAGTTCATTCGCTCTCTCAATCCACTCGGCGGCGTGCATCTCGTCCGTGGAACGCTGCGAACCGATGCAGATGGAAGCAAACATCGGGATGTTGAATTGGCGATCAGTGATGGGACGCTTCGTTTTGACCTGTTTCCTTATCCGCTGCACAATCTGACTGGCAAAGTTCAGATCAACGACGACCTAGTGACCCTTCGCGAATTCAACGCAGCCAATTCCAACGGTGGCGTCATTCAGTGCAACGGGAACTATGTGCTTCCGCCCCCGCCGGATTCGCTTGCTGAAGATCGAATCGTCCCGCAGACCGACATCATGGTACTTAACTTTGATGCCATGAACGTCGCGTTGGATGAAGCGCTTCGACGAGCATTGCCCAAACCCTCTCAAGAGACCTGGGATAACTTGGCCCCCAGTGGTGTTCTTGATCATCTGAAGATCGCTGTCAAACGCGATGGCTACACGACTCCACTCGATTTAAGTGTGATCGCTAGGCAGTACGACCAACACCAAATCGGCTCGGAAACGCTGCGGCTACAACCGAAGTCGCTGCCTTATCGACTGGATATTACTCAAGGATCCGTTCGCTATGAAAAGGACAGCGTCTACATCGAATCGGTCCAAGCCGAACATGGCGGTTCGAACGTTTCGGCCGACGGAAGCTGCAAGCGGATCGCCGACGGCCGATGGTTACTCGCGATCGATGTTCACAACGGAAGCCGACTTGTCCCGGATGCCGAGTTTGCAGCGGCCTTGCCCGAACAAATGCGAGCTGCCGTTCGAGAGCTGAATTTGCGTGGCCCTGTCGGACTTAGCGGTCTGACGGAAACCCTGTTGTCCGACGCGACTCATCCCGAACCGATCTTCGGATGGGACTTGAAGCTACAACTCGAAGGCAACCGCATCGGTGACGTCGGACCGGTTCACTCATTACGAGGTGAACTCGATATACGTGGCCGCAAAGACTCCACCGGGATCTCGGCACAGGGCGAAGTGCAAATCGATTCGATGCATGTCAACGATTTGCAGATCACGCAAATCCGAGGTCCGTTTCAAATTCGCGATGAACGATTGCGACTTGGGGTTCGGCAAAATGGCGAACTCGATGCGAGGCCGATCGAAGGACAGTTGTTTGACGGTGTGCTTCAGCTTGATGGCAACATGACGCTCTCGGACGCTAGTTTCAATGTCCGGCTTGCATTGGACGGTGCTTCGGTTCCCGTTGTCCTTTCCGACATTGGTCAGGGAGAGCAAGAACTGACCGGCACATTGAACGCGAACATGAACTTGGAAGGTCTCCTGGGAACTCGTGACCTTCTTCGTGGCCGAGGTAAAGCCACAATTGAAGGTGCCAATCTTTATCAGCTGCCGGTTCTGGTACAGCTACTGAACGTCCTATCGATCACCCCGAACGAAGAGTCTGCGTTCACGAATGCTGAAATCGACTACACACTGATCGAAGATCAAGTCGAGTTCAATAACTTGAAGATCTGGGGAAGCCTGATCGCTCTTCACGGCAGCGGTACGATGGACCGCCGAAAGAATATTGATCTGACGTTCAATACCCGGGTCTCGCCGCGTAACACGTTTACCAGAATCCTTCGGCCGCTTGCAGCTGATCGATACACACTGTGGACTGTCGAAGTCAGTGGCCCGGTCAATGATCCCAGTATTCAACGAAAAGCGTTGGAGAACGTCGGCCTTCGCTTCGAGAAGCTTTTCGAAGGAATGAATCCTCCACGAGAACCCAAACGAAAAGACCGCACCGCCGGAGTCGGCAGGATGCTGCAATAG
- a CDS encoding glycosyltransferase family 2 protein, with amino-acid sequence MNATPGSATFVIPTMNEEDTVATLVEKIDEVCHGLGLTHDILFIDDGSTDQTWPRIVSLSREKSHVVGLRFRRNFGKAAALAAGFARAQGDIVFTMDADLQDDPVEIPKFLAKLDEGYDVVSGWKQKRHDPLDKTMPSKVFNRLVSRLTGVKLNDHNCGFKAYRQPVTKDVTLYGERHRFVPVLAAARGWKIGEVSVVHHARQFGQSKYGVSRLAKGFLDLLSIFFLTTFGKRPFHFIGAIGMLFFITGGLGMIYLSIHRVLSWQIEAMEDFHLHRSPLFYYCITALLLGSQLFLAGLLSELIVSLSEQTKSPYSIAEETESAE; translated from the coding sequence ATGAATGCTACACCGGGATCGGCGACTTTCGTGATCCCCACGATGAACGAAGAGGACACGGTCGCAACCCTGGTCGAAAAGATCGACGAAGTCTGTCATGGCTTGGGGCTGACGCACGATATCCTGTTCATTGATGATGGGTCGACCGATCAGACATGGCCTCGAATCGTCTCGCTGTCGCGGGAGAAATCCCATGTCGTTGGACTTCGCTTTCGCCGAAACTTTGGCAAAGCAGCCGCTCTGGCCGCCGGGTTCGCCCGTGCCCAAGGCGATATCGTTTTCACGATGGATGCCGACCTGCAAGATGACCCTGTTGAGATCCCCAAGTTCCTGGCCAAGCTGGACGAAGGATACGACGTCGTTAGTGGCTGGAAACAAAAGCGGCATGACCCGCTAGACAAGACAATGCCCAGCAAGGTGTTCAATCGATTGGTTAGCCGTTTAACCGGGGTCAAGCTAAACGATCACAATTGTGGTTTCAAAGCCTACCGCCAGCCGGTTACCAAAGACGTCACGCTTTATGGCGAACGCCACCGATTTGTTCCGGTTCTGGCGGCCGCGCGTGGCTGGAAGATTGGCGAAGTTTCGGTGGTTCACCACGCCCGGCAATTCGGTCAGAGCAAATATGGCGTGTCGCGGTTGGCGAAAGGCTTCTTGGATTTGCTTTCGATCTTTTTCCTAACCACATTTGGAAAACGCCCATTCCACTTCATCGGTGCGATAGGCATGCTGTTTTTCATTACCGGTGGTCTCGGCATGATCTACCTTTCGATTCACCGTGTTCTGTCTTGGCAGATCGAAGCGATGGAAGACTTTCACCTCCATCGGTCACCTCTTTTTTACTACTGCATCACCGCGTTACTGTTGGGATCACAATTGTTCTTAGCTGGCTTGTTGTCTGAATTGATTGTCTCCTTGTCCGAACAAACAAAATCGCCCTACAGCATCGCCGAAGAAACGGAGTCGGCCGAATGA
- a CDS encoding penicillin-binding protein activator LpoB: MDRRIKRLSRLVSPNKPLAAMLFRPVSAHACTYFAIAMIMTAITGCAGRQYGHLLANEDKDLVGSHAAGAATWNPLVEQSVAQLLSRCPPNVQPVAFEVSDDMPMDPQAINAALASGGPSTICFVGIENKSAEELGDFKDQLYEQIDSQINSGSYRAISRRVVETALRECRLRPDSLFLPANRDAFTATLGRSGSPVDYLLFATITTGTTDRNKSSQRDYLLTLEMVNVHTGDFLKESAKIRKGYSKSRAGKWWNYGFFDQADG; the protein is encoded by the coding sequence ATGGATCGACGAATCAAACGGCTGTCCCGCCTCGTATCGCCGAATAAGCCGCTCGCGGCCATGCTTTTCCGGCCGGTATCGGCCCATGCCTGCACCTACTTTGCGATTGCGATGATTATGACAGCAATCACAGGGTGCGCAGGTCGACAGTACGGTCATTTGCTGGCCAATGAAGACAAGGATCTGGTCGGCAGTCATGCCGCTGGTGCGGCGACCTGGAACCCCCTTGTCGAACAGTCGGTCGCACAGCTGCTGTCCCGCTGCCCACCCAATGTCCAACCGGTGGCTTTCGAAGTTTCTGACGATATGCCAATGGATCCCCAAGCGATCAATGCGGCACTTGCCTCCGGCGGACCTTCGACGATCTGTTTCGTTGGCATCGAAAACAAGAGCGCCGAAGAATTGGGCGACTTCAAAGACCAGTTGTACGAACAAATCGATAGCCAGATTAATTCCGGTTCGTATCGCGCGATCAGCCGACGAGTTGTCGAAACGGCACTGCGTGAATGCCGGCTCCGTCCAGATTCGCTGTTCTTGCCCGCCAACCGTGACGCGTTCACCGCGACGCTTGGCCGCAGTGGTTCGCCTGTGGACTACCTGTTGTTCGCGACCATCACGACAGGCACCACCGACCGCAATAAGTCAAGCCAACGTGACTACCTGCTGACCCTGGAAATGGTCAATGTTCACACCGGCGACTTCTTGAAGGAATCGGCCAAGATCCGCAAAGGCTATTCCAAGTCCCGCGCCGGCAAATGGTGGAACTACGGCTTTTTCGACCAAGCAGATGGTTGA
- a CDS encoding DUF3524 domain-containing protein: protein MCLNVLAIEPYYGGSHRVFIDSVAGNSIHQWTLATLPARHWKWRMRSAPMVLAKQLRDKLSDQSPPNVIFCSDMLDLPVFLGSVARLQYFHEWISAVPIVTYYHENQWAYPTAPRSQPDYHYGFTNLLTAALSTECWFNSRYNRETFLQHSRRFLRRMPDDRDAIDLDYIEQRCRVFYPGFTTFETNRTDEQRPRGLRLGWVGRFEADKRPDRFFDLLVELQKRSFEFELILLGERGREVESHDQIASRFKDQILFDGYADSQDDYHAKLQEIDVVVSTADHEFFGIAMCEAIWAGAVPVVPNGLAYPEYVPDPLRFQTINEAANLIESLHAPEKRTTYSATCQTRIQHLTNPQTTAEIDERLRQLVG from the coding sequence ATGTGCCTGAACGTCCTAGCGATTGAACCGTACTACGGTGGCAGCCATCGCGTCTTCATTGATTCAGTCGCTGGAAATTCAATCCACCAATGGACTCTCGCAACGCTGCCAGCTAGACACTGGAAATGGCGTATGCGTTCGGCACCGATGGTGTTGGCGAAACAACTTCGGGACAAGTTGTCGGACCAGTCGCCCCCGAATGTAATATTCTGTAGCGACATGCTGGACCTGCCAGTCTTCCTTGGATCGGTTGCGCGTTTGCAGTATTTTCACGAATGGATCTCGGCGGTTCCGATCGTGACTTATTATCACGAAAACCAATGGGCCTATCCGACAGCTCCGAGGTCCCAGCCAGACTATCACTACGGTTTTACAAACCTGCTGACCGCAGCACTAAGCACGGAATGTTGGTTTAACTCTCGCTACAACAGAGAAACCTTTCTGCAGCATTCTCGTCGCTTTCTGAGGCGTATGCCGGACGATCGCGACGCGATCGATCTGGATTACATCGAGCAACGTTGTCGCGTTTTCTACCCTGGGTTTACGACCTTCGAAACAAACCGCACTGATGAGCAGCGTCCCCGCGGCCTGAGACTGGGCTGGGTCGGTCGATTTGAAGCGGACAAGAGGCCCGATCGCTTTTTCGATCTCCTTGTTGAGCTACAGAAAAGGTCCTTTGAGTTTGAACTGATTCTTTTAGGAGAACGTGGCCGCGAAGTCGAATCGCATGACCAAATCGCTTCACGTTTCAAAGATCAGATTCTTTTCGATGGCTATGCTGACAGCCAAGACGATTACCACGCAAAGCTACAAGAGATCGACGTAGTCGTGTCGACCGCTGACCACGAGTTCTTTGGGATCGCGATGTGCGAAGCGATTTGGGCCGGTGCCGTTCCCGTCGTGCCCAACGGGCTGGCATATCCCGAATACGTCCCCGATCCCCTGCGTTTCCAAACGATCAACGAAGCCGCCAACCTCATCGAATCACTTCATGCCCCCGAAAAACGCACAACCTATTCGGCCACCTGCCAAACAAGAATCCAACACCTAACAAACCCCCAGACAACCGCAGAAATCGACGAGCGATTGCGACAACTTGTCGGATGA